Part of the Desulfobacterales bacterium genome is shown below.
GTAAAATTCATATAATTATCGGCAGTGATCATGCTGCTTATGGGTTGAAAGAGGCTGTCAAGTCGTATCTGGCTGAAAACGGTTGTGAAGTCATCGATGTCGGAACCGATAGTGAAAAATCGGTAGATTATCCGGATTTTGGCATGAAGGTGGCCCGCATGGTTTC
Proteins encoded:
- a CDS encoding RpiB/LacA/LacB family sugar-phosphate isomerase, giving the protein MSDGKIHIIIGSDHAAYGLKEAVKSYLAENGCEVIDVGTDSEKSVDYPDFGMKVARMVSAGTIQRGILLCGTGIGMSMVANRFPHVRAALCNDVY